A region from the Methylovorus glucosotrophus genome encodes:
- the lon gene encoding endopeptidase La, whose amino-acid sequence MTDQELPVFSADSGLMPLLPLRDVVVYPHLVIPLFVGRAKSVRALELASENNKEILLVAQKSPNKDEPDAADLYEVGTIATVLQMLKLPDGTVKVLVEGVDRARVTEFVETQDCFAAKAVRIENDAEDDSETQALMRTVFTQFDQYVKLNKKIPPEILTSLATIDDAGRLADTITAHLTLKLEEKQRILEMFSVSARLEHLLSLLESEIDILQVEKRIRGRVKRQMEKSQREYYLNEQVKAIQKELGEQDESVELDELELRIKAAKMTKEATAKANAELKKLKMMSPMSAEATVVRNYIETLVNLPWKKKTKISQNLGTAEDILDADHYGLDKVKERIVEYLAVQQRVDKLKAPILCLVGPPGVGKTSLGQSIAKAVNRKFVRMALGGVRDESEIRGHRRTYIGSMPGKVLQSMAKVGVKNPLFLLDEVDKMGQDFRGDPSSALLEVLDPEQNHTFVDHYVEVEYDLSDVMFVATANSLNIPAPLLDRMEVIRLAGYTEDEKVNIAMRYLLPKQIKTHGLQDSEISVPEAVIRDVVRYYTREAGVRSLDREISKICRKVVKELLTAKSRKLKTPRKIVVSTKNLDKYLGVQRYDYGVAAKENQVGQVTGLAWTEVGGELLTIESVLLPGKGKVTTTGKLGEVMQESIQAAMSVVRSRAKQLGISEDFYEKNDIHIHLPEGATPKDGPSAGIAITTALVSILAGIPVRADVAMTGEITLRGEVLPIGGLKEKLLAAHRGGIKTVLIPDQNVKDLVEIPENIKSCLEIHPVKWIEQVLELALERVPQPKEEPEALPDTKGELPAKDVSAITTH is encoded by the coding sequence ATGACTGATCAAGAATTGCCAGTTTTCTCCGCTGATTCCGGTTTGATGCCGCTTCTGCCGCTGCGCGATGTGGTGGTCTATCCTCATCTGGTTATCCCCCTGTTTGTCGGTCGGGCCAAGTCCGTCAGAGCGCTTGAACTCGCTTCCGAAAATAACAAAGAAATTTTGCTGGTTGCCCAGAAATCCCCCAACAAAGACGAGCCAGATGCGGCTGATCTGTATGAGGTGGGCACCATTGCTACGGTTCTGCAAATGCTTAAGCTGCCTGACGGCACCGTCAAGGTGCTGGTTGAAGGCGTTGATCGCGCCCGCGTTACCGAGTTTGTGGAAACGCAGGATTGCTTTGCGGCCAAGGCTGTGCGCATTGAAAATGACGCCGAAGATGACAGCGAAACCCAGGCTTTGATGCGGACTGTGTTTACCCAGTTTGATCAGTACGTAAAACTGAACAAGAAGATTCCTCCTGAGATTCTGACTTCACTGGCAACCATTGACGATGCAGGTCGTCTGGCAGATACCATTACCGCCCATCTCACCCTCAAGCTTGAGGAAAAGCAGCGCATTCTCGAAATGTTCAGCGTATCTGCACGTCTGGAGCATTTGCTGAGCCTGCTTGAGTCTGAAATTGACATTCTGCAGGTCGAGAAGCGTATTCGTGGCCGCGTGAAACGCCAGATGGAAAAGAGCCAGCGTGAGTACTATCTGAATGAGCAGGTGAAGGCTATCCAGAAAGAGCTGGGCGAGCAGGATGAGAGCGTTGAGCTCGATGAGCTCGAGCTGCGCATCAAAGCGGCCAAAATGACCAAGGAAGCCACCGCTAAAGCCAACGCTGAGCTGAAGAAGCTCAAGATGATGTCGCCTATGTCGGCAGAGGCGACTGTGGTCCGCAACTACATCGAAACCCTGGTGAATCTGCCATGGAAGAAGAAAACCAAGATCAGCCAGAATCTTGGTACCGCAGAAGATATTCTGGATGCGGATCATTATGGCTTGGATAAGGTTAAAGAGCGGATTGTTGAGTATCTTGCGGTGCAACAGCGCGTGGATAAGCTCAAGGCGCCTATTCTTTGCCTGGTAGGGCCTCCTGGTGTGGGTAAAACTTCGCTAGGCCAAAGCATTGCCAAGGCAGTGAACCGCAAATTTGTGCGTATGGCACTGGGCGGTGTACGTGATGAATCCGAGATTCGTGGCCATCGTCGCACCTATATCGGCTCTATGCCTGGCAAGGTTTTGCAGAGCATGGCGAAGGTCGGCGTCAAAAATCCTTTGTTCCTGCTGGATGAAGTGGACAAGATGGGCCAGGATTTCCGCGGAGACCCATCCTCAGCCTTGCTGGAAGTATTGGATCCTGAGCAGAACCATACCTTTGTGGATCACTATGTCGAGGTCGAATATGACCTGTCGGATGTGATGTTTGTCGCTACGGCCAACTCGCTCAATATTCCTGCGCCCTTGCTGGACCGCATGGAAGTCATTCGTCTGGCTGGCTATACCGAAGATGAGAAAGTCAACATCGCGATGCGTTATCTGCTGCCCAAGCAGATCAAGACCCATGGCTTGCAAGACAGTGAAATCAGTGTGCCTGAGGCTGTGATTCGCGATGTCGTGCGCTATTACACCCGTGAGGCGGGCGTGCGTAGTCTGGATAGGGAAATCTCCAAAATCTGCCGCAAGGTAGTGAAGGAGTTATTGACCGCCAAGTCGCGCAAGCTCAAAACACCGCGCAAGATTGTGGTCAGCACTAAAAACCTCGACAAGTACCTTGGGGTTCAGCGCTATGACTATGGTGTAGCGGCCAAGGAAAACCAGGTAGGGCAGGTAACAGGTCTGGCCTGGACCGAGGTGGGCGGCGAATTGCTGACCATTGAGTCTGTCCTGTTGCCAGGCAAGGGTAAAGTTACCACTACCGGTAAGCTGGGCGAGGTGATGCAGGAATCGATTCAGGCGGCCATGAGTGTGGTGCGTAGCCGCGCCAAGCAATTGGGAATATCGGAAGACTTCTACGAAAAGAACGACATCCATATTCACTTGCCTGAGGGTGCAACCCCCAAGGATGGCCCAAGTGCGGGTATTGCCATCACCACCGCGCTGGTTTCCATACTGGCGGGCATTCCGGTGCGTGCTGATGTTGCCATGACGGGTGAAATTACCCTGCGTGGCGAGGTGTTGCCGATTGGTGGCCTGAAGGAAAAGCTGCTGGCAGCGCATCGTGGTGGCATTAAGACAGTGTTGATCCCCGATCAGAATGTGAAAGATCTGGTGGAAATACCTGAAAACATCAAGAGTTGCCTTGAAATTCATCCGGTCAAATGGATTGAGCAAGTGCTTGAACTAGCGCTCGAACGTGTACCTCAACCCAAGGAAGAGCCTGAGGCCCTGCCTGATACCAAGGGTGAGTTGCCTGCCAAGGATGTTTCTGCAATCACAACCCACTAA
- a CDS encoding HU family DNA-binding protein — MNKSELIDEIAKAAGISKAAAGRSLDATTAAVTKALKKGDIVTLIGFGSFYVGKRAARNGRNPRTGTTIKIKAANSPKFRAGKALKDAVN; from the coding sequence GTGAACAAGTCTGAACTGATTGATGAAATCGCTAAGGCTGCAGGCATCTCCAAAGCTGCGGCAGGTCGTTCGTTGGATGCAACTACTGCTGCTGTTACCAAGGCATTGAAAAAAGGGGACATCGTGACCCTGATCGGCTTCGGTAGTTTCTATGTAGGTAAACGCGCGGCACGCAATGGCCGCAACCCTCGTACCGGTACCACCATCAAGATCAAGGCTGCCAATTCCCCCAAATTTAGAGCTGGCAAAGCCCTTAAGGATGCTGTAAACTAG
- a CDS encoding SurA N-terminal domain-containing protein produces the protein MLEAIRERSKSWLAKLILAAVTIPFAIVGIDTYLRDAGSSVSIAKVDGESISVQEYNNSMQRLRNQLQAEGKTDPSVLEQPDVKQSILDRLIINRLLNNAVTKSHFAIGDAALSDHIITLPEFQENGKFSQETYDRLLTSNRLTPSQFESTMRTDLLVQQAREGLAALAYLPEPISKQTLATEHQQREVTIAEIKTADFLDQVKVDEAQIKAYYDQHKDKFKVPEQVKLEFVLFSSNNLIPKVQVSDEEVKKYYDENAAKFQGNEQRRASHILISFGVSATTEAKQQAKKQAEEVLAQVRQHPDQFADLAKKYSKDPGSAEKGGDLGSFGRGMMVKPFEDAVFSMKPGEISNLVESEFGYHIIKLTEITGQSQGFDAAKPQIKAELLYQKAIALFAEQAESFNNMVYEQSTSLKPVADAFGLQVQHTDWISHADGAKYFKSDKLMNMVFAEEVLKDKRNTEAVEVSPNNLISARVVDYKPAAPRSYEEVKAGIEGVLKAELAAKLAIKKGEAALADLRQGKSPQLDWIPPVTIDRSNAQGLTDVAMNNAFKIDVSKLPAYAGVADSNKGYLLIKVNGVNTPPANEDADKASARELQAALASEYVAAYVKSLKDKSKITVNSRLLLSSGTGDQ, from the coding sequence ATGTTGGAAGCAATTCGTGAGCGTTCTAAAAGTTGGCTTGCTAAACTTATCCTCGCTGCAGTTACCATCCCGTTTGCCATTGTTGGTATTGATACCTATCTTAGAGATGCGGGATCCAGTGTGTCGATTGCCAAGGTAGATGGCGAGTCGATTTCCGTGCAGGAATACAATAACTCGATGCAGCGCTTGCGTAATCAATTGCAAGCAGAGGGCAAAACCGATCCATCCGTACTGGAACAGCCTGACGTCAAGCAATCCATACTTGACCGTCTGATTATCAATCGTCTGCTGAATAATGCCGTAACCAAGAGCCATTTTGCTATTGGCGACGCTGCCCTGAGTGACCACATTATTACCCTTCCCGAGTTTCAGGAAAACGGCAAGTTTTCACAGGAAACCTATGACCGTTTGCTGACCAGCAACCGGCTGACACCTTCTCAATTCGAATCCACCATGCGTACCGATCTGCTTGTCCAGCAAGCGAGAGAGGGCCTGGCTGCCCTGGCCTACCTGCCGGAACCCATCAGCAAGCAAACCCTGGCTACGGAACACCAGCAACGCGAAGTAACAATTGCTGAAATAAAGACAGCCGATTTTCTTGACCAGGTGAAGGTCGATGAAGCCCAGATCAAAGCCTACTATGATCAGCACAAAGACAAGTTCAAGGTGCCTGAGCAGGTCAAGCTTGAGTTTGTCCTGTTTTCATCCAATAACCTTATTCCGAAAGTGCAAGTATCGGATGAGGAAGTCAAAAAATACTACGACGAAAACGCTGCCAAATTTCAGGGTAACGAACAGCGTCGTGCCAGCCACATTCTGATCAGTTTCGGCGTGAGTGCGACCACTGAAGCCAAGCAGCAGGCGAAAAAGCAGGCTGAGGAAGTATTGGCACAAGTGCGTCAACATCCTGATCAGTTTGCCGATCTTGCCAAGAAGTACTCCAAGGATCCAGGCTCTGCCGAAAAGGGTGGGGATTTGGGAAGTTTTGGTCGTGGCATGATGGTGAAGCCATTTGAAGATGCTGTATTCTCAATGAAGCCTGGTGAGATCAGCAACCTGGTGGAATCCGAATTTGGTTATCACATCATCAAGCTGACCGAAATTACTGGTCAATCGCAAGGCTTCGATGCTGCCAAGCCGCAAATCAAGGCTGAGCTGCTTTATCAGAAGGCAATTGCGCTGTTTGCAGAGCAAGCCGAGAGCTTCAATAACATGGTCTATGAACAGTCAACTAGCTTGAAACCCGTGGCCGACGCGTTTGGTTTGCAAGTGCAACATACCGACTGGATCAGCCATGCAGATGGTGCCAAGTACTTCAAGAGCGACAAGCTAATGAATATGGTATTCGCAGAAGAGGTATTGAAAGACAAGCGCAATACCGAAGCAGTGGAAGTGTCTCCCAATAACCTGATTTCGGCTCGTGTTGTTGATTACAAGCCCGCGGCTCCCCGTTCTTATGAAGAAGTGAAGGCGGGTATTGAGGGTGTGCTGAAAGCAGAGCTGGCTGCGAAGCTGGCGATTAAAAAGGGCGAAGCTGCGCTGGCAGATCTGCGTCAGGGTAAATCACCACAGCTGGACTGGATTCCACCTGTCACGATTGACCGTAGCAACGCACAAGGTCTGACGGATGTCGCCATGAACAATGCGTTCAAGATTGATGTGAGCAAGCTGCCTGCCTATGCTGGCGTGGCCGATAGCAACAAGGGCTACCTGCTGATCAAGGTGAATGGCGTGAACACTCCTCCAGCGAATGAGGATGCCGATAAGGCATCCGCCCGTGAGTTGCAAGCGGCCCTGGCTTCGGAGTATGTTGCTGCTTATGTGAAATCTCTGAAAGACAAGAGCAAGATTACGGTGAATAGCCGGTTGTTGCTGAGTAGCGGAACTGGCGACCAGTAA
- a CDS encoding enoyl-ACP reductase FabI, with protein sequence MGFLAGKRALIVGLLSNRSIAYGIAEAMKREGAELAFTYQTEKFEERVGKLAADFDSKIVLPCDVADDAQIDALFPALAKHWDGVDIIVHSVAFVPKVALDGDYLESVTREYFRIAHDISSYSFAALAKAAMPMMEGRNASLLTISYLGAERTLPNYNVMGVAKASLEANVRYMAQSLGPKGIRVNAVSAGPIKTLAASGIAGFDKMMGFNEKHAPLRRNVTIEEVGNASAFLCSDLASGITGEITYVDGGMNITAAGTMD encoded by the coding sequence ATGGGATTTCTAGCCGGAAAACGTGCTTTGATCGTTGGCTTACTCAGCAATCGCTCCATTGCTTATGGCATTGCTGAAGCGATGAAACGGGAAGGTGCTGAACTTGCCTTCACTTATCAGACCGAAAAATTCGAAGAGCGCGTTGGCAAGCTGGCCGCCGACTTTGATTCAAAGATCGTGCTGCCCTGTGATGTAGCGGATGATGCCCAGATTGACGCCTTGTTCCCCGCGCTGGCCAAACACTGGGATGGCGTGGACATCATCGTCCACTCCGTTGCCTTTGTACCAAAAGTTGCACTGGATGGCGACTACCTGGAATCGGTCACCCGCGAATACTTCCGCATTGCGCACGACATCAGCTCCTACAGCTTTGCCGCACTGGCCAAGGCTGCCATGCCCATGATGGAAGGTCGCAATGCCAGCCTGCTGACCATCAGCTATCTGGGCGCTGAGCGCACCCTGCCCAACTACAACGTCATGGGCGTAGCGAAAGCCAGCCTGGAAGCCAATGTACGCTATATGGCTCAGAGCCTGGGGCCTAAAGGCATACGCGTTAATGCAGTGTCTGCCGGCCCCATCAAAACGCTGGCAGCATCTGGTATTGCCGGCTTTGACAAAATGATGGGCTTTAACGAGAAGCACGCCCCTCTGCGCCGCAATGTCACCATTGAAGAAGTCGGCAATGCATCCGCATTCCTGTGCAGCGACCTGGCTTCCGGCATTACCGGCGAGATCACTTACGTCGATGGCGGCATGAATATTACAGCCGCCGGCACCATGGACTAA
- a CDS encoding ABC transporter permease, which yields MPNKWRQALRNPLALSGFIIIFGILLLAILAPFIAPYDPNAIDVKAILLGPSLQHPMGTDGLGRDVFSRMLFGARISLLVGIVAVGIATSIGIVLGAISGYYRGWVDVVIMRLVDVMLSIPTFFLILAVIAFLTPSIWNIMIVIGLTSWMGVTRLVRAEFLSLRGREFVMASETLGARDFRMIFIHMLPNSLTPIMVSFVLGVASAVLVESGLSFLGLGVQAPQASWGNILTDGKEYIQFAWWLSLFPGVAILLTVLGYNLLGEGLRDVLDPRTNNTR from the coding sequence ATGCCTAACAAATGGCGCCAGGCCTTGCGCAATCCATTGGCTTTAAGTGGCTTCATCATCATTTTCGGTATTCTGCTGTTGGCGATACTGGCGCCTTTCATCGCGCCATACGACCCCAACGCCATCGACGTCAAAGCAATTCTCCTCGGGCCTTCCCTGCAACATCCCATGGGGACAGATGGTCTCGGCCGCGATGTGTTCTCGCGCATGTTGTTCGGCGCTCGCATTTCCCTGCTGGTGGGCATCGTGGCTGTCGGCATTGCCACCAGTATCGGTATAGTACTGGGCGCCATCTCAGGGTATTACCGTGGCTGGGTCGACGTAGTCATCATGCGCCTGGTCGATGTCATGCTGTCGATTCCGACGTTTTTCCTCATTCTGGCCGTCATAGCCTTTTTGACCCCCTCCATCTGGAACATCATGATCGTCATCGGGCTTACCTCCTGGATGGGGGTTACCCGTCTGGTACGCGCAGAATTTCTCAGTTTGCGGGGGCGTGAATTTGTGATGGCCTCGGAAACCTTGGGCGCACGCGACTTCCGTATGATCTTTATCCATATGCTGCCCAATAGTCTGACGCCCATCATGGTGAGCTTCGTACTGGGCGTTGCCAGTGCAGTTCTGGTGGAATCCGGGCTGAGCTTTCTCGGGCTCGGTGTGCAAGCACCACAAGCCTCATGGGGCAATATCCTCACCGATGGCAAGGAGTACATCCAATTCGCCTGGTGGCTTTCGCTGTTTCCCGGCGTTGCCATCCTGCTCACCGTGTTAGGGTATAATCTGCTCGGCGAAGGCCTGCGCGACGTGCTGGACCCTCGCACAAACAATACTCGATAA
- a CDS encoding ABC transporter permease, with protein sequence MIRYLLKRLFWMVPLLVGISLISFLIMHLAPGDITNSEASFNPKASEESRQKLRELYNLDKPVIVQYGLWLKRMVKLDFGTSFASHQKPVFWETKDAEGNVIKGMIQEALPITLLINVLSLGLIIFAAVPLGVVSAITQNRPPDRAITLFVFIGFAIPGFWLALMLMYWTGVVHDWLPISGIHSLNHDKMSAWGQLWDTLTHLALPVFISGLSGLAGISLFIRNGMLDVLHQDYITTARAKGLAENTVVYRHALRNAMLPLITILGLAIPGLIGGSVIAESIFAIPGMGKLFYDAVLMRDFPVIMGILTIGSALTLLGNLIADLAYAWADPRVRRGVM encoded by the coding sequence ATGATCCGCTATCTCTTGAAACGCTTGTTCTGGATGGTGCCGCTACTGGTCGGTATCAGCCTGATTTCCTTTTTGATCATGCATCTGGCGCCAGGCGACATCACCAATTCGGAAGCCAGTTTCAACCCCAAGGCCAGTGAAGAGTCTCGGCAAAAGTTGCGCGAGCTATACAATCTGGATAAACCCGTCATCGTGCAATATGGGCTTTGGCTGAAACGCATGGTCAAGCTGGATTTTGGCACTTCCTTCGCCTCACACCAGAAGCCGGTATTCTGGGAAACCAAAGATGCCGAGGGGAATGTCATCAAGGGCATGATCCAGGAAGCACTGCCGATTACCTTATTGATTAATGTATTGAGCCTAGGCCTGATTATTTTTGCGGCGGTGCCTTTGGGGGTGGTTTCGGCCATTACCCAGAATCGACCACCAGATCGTGCCATTACCCTGTTTGTGTTTATCGGTTTTGCCATTCCCGGCTTCTGGCTGGCGCTGATGTTGATGTACTGGACGGGCGTAGTGCATGATTGGCTGCCTATCTCCGGCATACATAGCCTTAATCACGACAAGATGAGCGCCTGGGGCCAATTGTGGGATACGCTGACCCACCTGGCGCTCCCTGTATTTATTTCAGGCCTGAGCGGGCTGGCAGGCATTTCACTGTTTATCCGTAATGGCATGCTGGATGTGCTGCATCAGGATTACATCACCACCGCACGCGCAAAAGGGCTCGCTGAAAACACCGTGGTGTATCGCCATGCCCTGCGCAACGCCATGCTGCCATTGATCACGATTCTGGGCCTGGCGATTCCCGGGCTGATAGGCGGCTCCGTCATTGCCGAATCCATTTTCGCCATTCCCGGAATGGGCAAGCTGTTTTACGATGCCGTTCTCATGCGTGACTTTCCGGTCATTATGGGCATCCTGACAATAGGGTCCGCATTGACGCTATTGGGTAATCTGATCGCAGATCTCGCCTATGCCTGGGCGGATCCTCGCGTGCGACGGGGAGTCATGTAA
- a CDS encoding peptide-binding protein, whose product MGILVSIGLLMTACGKVPGGNAADFDQSYPPSSGGTLIDATAGEPSGLIPMIAGEAAASAVASNIFNSLLKYDKNLELQGELAQNWSVSPDQKTITFKLKPGLKWADGKPLTSADVLFTWKLVTDDNTRTPYGSDYKLVIRAETPDAATFRVSYANPYAPALDSWAGLQILPEHLLKGQDINTTSFRFKPVGSHYYKLEEWKPGERISLVRNPNSTQGPPRIDRLVSRFIPDPAAQFLELLADNIDSMTLNPIQYSRIVPSREDLKQKLALYKELGNNYTYLGFNLKHKPFDDIRVRQAINYAIDKQELIDGVLLGMGEPVSSPYKPGTRWTNPDLSPYPYDPNKAIALMKAAGYTGRDKEGYLLRDGKRLSFDILTNQNKQREMSAVLVQRRLKEIGIDANIRVMEWASFIGRFIKTGDFDVVLLGWGLSLDPDQYSIWHSSQQAPGQFNFIGYNNPRVDKLLEQGRLELNPDKRMKIYHEFASILLADSPIVYLYAGYGLPAIHKRVKGIDNPAPPAGIGYNSYDWYIPPPLRRNEISQ is encoded by the coding sequence ATGGGCATTCTGGTATCCATCGGCCTGCTGATGACCGCGTGCGGCAAAGTGCCTGGCGGCAATGCCGCTGACTTTGACCAATCCTATCCTCCCAGCTCTGGCGGCACGCTGATTGATGCCACCGCAGGCGAACCCAGTGGGCTTATTCCCATGATTGCAGGTGAAGCGGCGGCTTCAGCCGTCGCCAGCAATATCTTCAACAGCCTGCTTAAGTACGATAAAAATCTCGAACTGCAAGGCGAGCTGGCGCAAAACTGGAGCGTATCGCCTGATCAGAAAACCATCACCTTCAAGCTCAAGCCTGGGCTCAAATGGGCCGATGGCAAGCCATTGACCAGCGCAGATGTCCTGTTTACATGGAAGCTGGTGACGGATGACAATACGCGTACGCCCTATGGCTCGGATTACAAGCTGGTGATACGCGCCGAAACGCCGGACGCGGCAACCTTCAGAGTGAGCTACGCCAATCCTTATGCGCCCGCGCTGGATTCCTGGGCTGGCTTGCAGATACTGCCGGAACATCTGCTCAAGGGGCAGGATATCAATACCACCTCATTCCGCTTCAAGCCGGTGGGCAGTCATTACTACAAGCTGGAAGAATGGAAGCCGGGCGAACGTATTTCACTGGTGCGCAATCCCAACTCCACGCAGGGGCCTCCGCGCATTGATCGTCTGGTATCGCGCTTTATTCCAGACCCTGCTGCGCAGTTTCTGGAGTTGCTGGCGGACAATATTGACTCGATGACGCTGAACCCGATTCAGTACTCACGCATCGTGCCTTCGCGTGAGGATCTGAAGCAAAAGCTTGCGCTCTACAAAGAGCTCGGCAACAACTACACTTATCTGGGCTTTAACCTCAAGCACAAGCCGTTTGATGACATCCGCGTCAGGCAGGCCATCAATTACGCTATCGACAAACAGGAACTGATTGATGGCGTATTGTTAGGCATGGGTGAACCCGTGTCCTCCCCCTACAAACCTGGCACGCGCTGGACCAATCCCGACCTGTCGCCTTACCCTTACGACCCCAACAAGGCCATTGCGCTCATGAAAGCGGCGGGCTACACCGGGCGCGACAAAGAAGGCTATCTGTTGCGAGATGGCAAACGTCTGAGCTTTGATATTCTGACCAATCAGAACAAGCAACGCGAAATGAGTGCGGTGCTGGTGCAGCGCCGCCTGAAAGAAATTGGCATAGACGCCAATATCCGCGTCATGGAATGGGCAAGCTTCATTGGCCGCTTCATCAAGACTGGAGATTTTGATGTGGTATTGCTGGGCTGGGGCCTTTCCCTGGACCCTGACCAATACAGCATCTGGCATTCCTCGCAGCAGGCGCCCGGACAATTCAACTTCATCGGCTATAACAACCCGCGTGTGGACAAACTGCTGGAGCAAGGCAGGCTGGAGCTTAATCCGGACAAGCGCATGAAAATCTACCATGAGTTTGCCAGCATCCTGCTCGCCGATAGCCCCATCGTTTACCTGTATGCAGGCTACGGCTTGCCCGCGATCCACAAGCGCGTCAAAGGCATCGATAATCCTGCCCCGCCCGCTGGCATTGGTTATAACTCCTATGACTGGTACATACCTCCGCCATTGCGGCGCAATGAAATCAGCCAATAA
- a CDS encoding lytic transglycosylase, whose amino-acid sequence MLKLNFALTLKAGIGYYCMNFSYLRHRLMTMQRILKLVILAFPFSFPVYADRNLAGDDIIVLSEPIRDSSIDPSIQFSSRLQNDPVLNYVPELASSQPGHSAAELAQVSTDNLWQRIRNGYGMPEVDSPYTATHEAWYAARPDYVRRMVERSQRYLYHVVVEVEKRGMPTEIALLPMVESAFNPQAYSKSHASGIWQFIPSTGKNFGLKQDWWVDSRRDVTAATDAALTYLQKLHLMFGTWDLALAAYNAGEGTVSRAIARNRQQGLPTDYNSLPLPPETRNYVPKLQAVKNIMTNPELYGLNIQTIPNRPYFTKVTAPQQIDAHLAAKLAEISFEEFSSLNPEYNRPVLTASGSAHEILLPIGTAETFKANLEAYDKPLVSWQTYHAKRGERMANIARKFGIPLAELRNVNDLPSRDNLIMARPLLVPMDSDSKTDANIVMAEHVNIAEPAAAVESTRIIRYKVTGKDTLLSIAKRYKLSTQQLMAQNQLKSSKLKPGQILNVASAPASISKAVVASSANRKAEVSKAKLVASKKKQRYIVQRGDTLESIARKFDVARDELQRWNKISGSRIVPGAILTVAKPDQA is encoded by the coding sequence ATGTTAAAGCTGAACTTTGCCTTGACTTTGAAGGCGGGCATTGGCTACTATTGCATGAATTTCAGCTATTTAAGACATCGCCTCATGACTATGCAACGCATACTGAAGCTGGTTATCCTGGCATTTCCGTTTTCCTTCCCCGTCTATGCAGACCGCAACCTTGCTGGTGATGACATCATCGTTCTCAGCGAACCCATACGCGACAGTAGCATTGACCCCTCGATCCAGTTTTCCTCACGCTTGCAGAACGATCCGGTATTGAACTACGTACCAGAGCTGGCAAGCAGCCAGCCGGGCCATTCCGCCGCCGAACTGGCGCAAGTTTCGACCGATAATCTGTGGCAACGCATACGCAATGGCTATGGCATGCCAGAGGTAGACTCCCCCTACACCGCGACCCATGAAGCCTGGTATGCCGCCCGTCCTGACTATGTAAGACGCATGGTAGAGCGCAGCCAGCGCTATCTGTATCACGTAGTGGTCGAGGTTGAAAAACGCGGCATGCCTACGGAAATTGCACTGTTGCCCATGGTAGAGAGTGCGTTCAATCCACAGGCATATTCCAAAAGCCATGCCTCGGGCATCTGGCAATTCATTCCGTCCACGGGCAAGAATTTTGGGCTCAAGCAGGACTGGTGGGTGGATAGTCGCCGCGATGTGACGGCAGCCACTGATGCCGCATTGACCTACCTGCAGAAGCTGCATCTGATGTTTGGCACCTGGGATCTCGCGCTCGCGGCCTACAATGCGGGCGAAGGCACTGTCAGCCGAGCGATTGCGCGCAACCGACAGCAAGGCCTGCCCACCGATTACAACAGCCTGCCCCTTCCTCCCGAAACCCGAAATTACGTTCCCAAGCTGCAAGCGGTCAAAAACATCATGACCAATCCTGAACTCTACGGCTTGAACATCCAGACCATCCCCAACCGGCCATATTTCACCAAAGTCACCGCGCCGCAACAGATTGATGCCCACCTGGCCGCCAAGCTGGCCGAAATTTCGTTTGAAGAGTTTTCGTCGCTCAATCCCGAGTACAACCGGCCGGTACTGACTGCGAGCGGTAGCGCGCATGAAATCCTGTTGCCGATAGGCACCGCAGAAACTTTCAAGGCCAATCTGGAGGCTTACGACAAGCCATTGGTCAGCTGGCAGACCTACCATGCCAAACGAGGCGAGCGCATGGCAAACATTGCCCGCAAATTTGGAATTCCACTTGCCGAACTACGCAACGTGAATGATCTGCCATCGCGTGATAACCTGATCATGGCAAGGCCCCTGCTTGTACCCATGGACAGTGACAGCAAAACCGACGCCAACATCGTGATGGCCGAGCATGTGAATATCGCCGAGCCTGCTGCTGCAGTGGAAAGCACCCGCATTATTCGCTATAAGGTAACCGGCAAAGACACGCTGCTCAGCATTGCAAAACGCTACAAATTATCCACGCAGCAGTTGATGGCACAAAATCAGTTAAAGTCCTCTAAACTGAAACCCGGCCAGATACTGAACGTCGCTTCCGCCCCTGCCTCCATCAGCAAAGCCGTTGTCGCAAGCTCCGCAAACCGCAAGGCTGAAGTGAGCAAGGCCAAGCTGGTGGCCAGCAAAAAGAAGCAGCGCTACATCGTACAGCGTGGCGATACGCTGGAGAGCATCGCCAGAAAATTCGATGTCGCCCGGGATGAGTTGCAGCGCTGGAACAAGATAAGCGGTTCACGTATTGTGCCTGGCGCGATACTCACCGTTGCCAAGCCAGATCAAGCTTGA